A window of Hevea brasiliensis isolate MT/VB/25A 57/8 chromosome 14, ASM3005281v1, whole genome shotgun sequence contains these coding sequences:
- the LOC131172959 gene encoding uncharacterized protein LOC131172959: MYKVYSKKIWDALVVTHEATSQVKENKMDSLIYRYELFKMKSNETISEMYDRFMEIIGGIKSLGKTFTNEELVKKILRSLPKEWLPKVTSLKDSKDLSKVQLDELLGNLINYEMTLKREQVEEPNKAKRTIAFKVSSKNSSDEDDEFDEEELALMTRRIRKMLFQNKKFIPKRNFKKDKGESSKRDPPICFECNKPGHIKTDCPKLKKPFKKFKKKALKATWDKSSDSKDEEIGDEVAQMCFMAVEESSNEVTLNDDVIEFSYDELVNALKVMNDELELSHKRNKLLKSELASLGKENETSSKVDRPLDSNVQKSLDELSLENEKLKKEIVELKTSLSKFAKGKDKLDAILDSQRSPSIKYGLSYSKFAQALPSKTIFVKASSSNEPSPQMPNLKGSNPRG, from the coding sequence ATGTATAAAGTCTACAGCAAAAAAATTTGGGATGCCTTAGTGGTTACTCATGAGGCTACTAGTCAAGTAAAGGAGAATAAGATGGATTCCCTCATCTATCGGTATGAATTGTTCAAGATGAAGTCGAATGAAACCATAAGTGAGATGTATGATAGATTTATGGAGATTATAGGAGGAATTAAATCCCTTGGAAAGACATTCACAAATGAGGAGCTAGTAAAgaagattttaagaagtcttcctAAAGAGTGGCTACCCAAAGTAACTTCACTCAAGGATTCCAAGGACTTGAGTAAGGTACAACTTGATGAGCTCTTAGGAAATCTCATTAACTATGAGATGACCCTCAAAAGAGAGCAAGTGGAGGAACCTAACAAAGCCAAAAGGACTATTGCCTTCAAAGTATCTTCTAAAAACTCAAGTGATGAAGATGATGAGTTTGATGAGGAAGAATTGGCTCTAATGACAAGGAGAATAAGGAAGATGCTCTTCCAAAACAAGAAGTTCATCCCAAAGAGGAATTTCAAGAAGGACAAGGGTGAAAGTAGCAAAAGGGATCCTCCCATATGCTTTGAATGCAATAAACCGGGTCACATTAAAACAGATTGTCCCAAATTGAAGAAGCCTTTCAAGAAGTTCAAGAAGAAGGCACTTAAAGCAACATGGGATAAATCAAGTGACTCCAAAGATGAGGAGATTGGCGATGAAGTTGCCCAAATGTGCTTCATGGCAGTGGAGGAAAGCTCCAATGAGGTAACATTAAATGATGATGTTattgaattttcttatgatgaactaGTTAATGCTCTTAAAGTTATGAATGATGAACTAGAATTAAGTCATAAGAGAAATAAACTTCTGAAAagtgagcttgctagtttagggAAGGAGAATGAGACCTCATCTAAGGTTGATAGACCTTTAGATAGTAATGTGCAAAAATCCTTAGATGAGCTTtcattagaaaatgagaagttgaaaAAAGAAATTGTTGAGCTAaaaacttctctttccaaatttgctaAAGGAAAGGACAAACTTGATGCAATTTTGGACTCTCAAAGGTCTCCTAGCATCAAGTACGGACTTAGCTATAGTAAATTTGCCCAAGCGCTTCCTTCCAAGACTATCTTTGTTAAAGCATCTAGTTCTAATGAGCCTAGTCCTCAAATGCCTAATCTAAAGGGTTCTAATCCTAGAGGATAA